Proteins from one Faecalibacterium sp. I3-3-33 genomic window:
- the modB gene encoding molybdate ABC transporter permease subunit: MDWYPLWNSLRIALISCAAVFFLGIFAAYYIARLPRMVKGVLDVLLTLPMVLPPTVVGYFLLLLFGAKRPLGIFFMQQFGVKLVMNWYSAIFASIVVAFPLMYRTARGAFESFDETLAWSAQTLGQSDTWIFWRVRMPACRQGILAGTVLAFARALGEYGATSMIAGYTPGKTATIATTVYQLWRTNDELGAMRWVLVDIAISAVVLLAVNLLEKKQKAGGRK, encoded by the coding sequence ATGGACTGGTATCCGTTGTGGAACAGCCTGCGCATTGCTTTGATCAGCTGCGCGGCGGTGTTCTTTCTTGGCATTTTTGCCGCCTATTATATTGCTCGTCTGCCCCGGATGGTCAAGGGTGTGCTGGATGTGCTGCTCACCCTGCCTATGGTGCTGCCGCCCACGGTGGTGGGCTACTTTCTGCTGCTGCTCTTCGGCGCAAAGCGGCCGCTGGGCATCTTTTTCATGCAGCAGTTCGGGGTAAAGCTGGTCATGAACTGGTACAGCGCCATCTTTGCCTCCATCGTAGTGGCTTTTCCGCTGATGTACCGCACCGCGCGCGGCGCGTTTGAAAGCTTTGACGAAACGTTGGCGTGGTCGGCGCAGACGCTGGGACAGTCCGATACATGGATCTTTTGGCGGGTGCGGATGCCCGCCTGCCGTCAGGGCATTCTGGCGGGCACGGTGCTGGCTTTTGCCCGGGCACTGGGCGAATACGGCGCTACCAGCATGATCGCGGGCTACACCCCCGGCAAGACCGCCACCATTGCCACCACGGTCTACCAGCTGTGGCGCACCAACGATGAACTCGGTGCCATGCGGTGGGTGCTGGTGGATATCGCCATCTCGGCGGTAGTGCTGCTGGCGGTGAACCTGCTGGAGAAAAAACAGAAAGCGGGTGGCCGCAAATGA
- the modA gene encoding molybdate ABC transporter substrate-binding protein, translating into MNDHRISRRRFLAAAGMAGAAAALTACGGAASSAASSVASSVAASPEAAQSVELIVFAAASLTETLNAIGESYTAEHPEVTFRFNFDSSGTLKTQIQEGADCDLFISAGQKQMNQLDITASAEVNKDGLDFVDADSRVNLLENKVVLCVPDGSDKGIDSFDALAEHLKAQDILFCMGNSDVPVGQYTQKILAYYQLDEAALAAAGVITYGSNVKEVTTQVTEGSVDAGVVYCTDAYSAGLTPVDEATKEMCGQVIYPAAVLKAAPNAEAAKEFLAYLQTDKAMTVFEGVGFSVV; encoded by the coding sequence ATGAACGACCATCGCATTTCCCGTCGGAGGTTTCTGGCCGCTGCCGGTATGGCCGGTGCAGCTGCTGCCCTCACCGCCTGCGGCGGTGCTGCTTCCAGCGCAGCATCGTCCGTGGCTTCCTCTGTCGCCGCTTCCCCGGAAGCAGCACAGAGCGTGGAGTTGATCGTGTTTGCCGCCGCTTCCCTCACCGAGACGCTGAACGCCATCGGTGAGAGCTACACGGCAGAACACCCGGAGGTGACCTTCCGTTTCAACTTCGACTCCTCCGGTACCCTCAAGACCCAGATCCAGGAGGGCGCGGATTGCGATCTGTTCATCTCTGCCGGTCAGAAGCAGATGAACCAGCTGGACATCACCGCTTCTGCCGAGGTGAACAAGGACGGTCTTGACTTTGTGGATGCAGACAGCCGTGTGAACCTGCTGGAAAACAAGGTGGTGCTCTGTGTACCGGATGGCAGCGACAAGGGCATTGACAGCTTTGACGCACTGGCCGAGCACCTGAAGGCGCAGGATATCCTGTTCTGCATGGGCAACAGCGATGTGCCCGTGGGGCAGTACACCCAGAAGATCCTTGCCTACTACCAGCTGGACGAAGCTGCACTGGCTGCTGCGGGCGTGATCACCTACGGCTCCAACGTCAAGGAGGTGACCACGCAGGTCACCGAAGGCAGCGTGGATGCCGGTGTCGTTTACTGCACCGATGCGTACAGCGCCGGTCTGACCCCTGTGGACGAGGCCACCAAGGAGATGTGCGGTCAGGTCATCTACCCCGCCGCCGTGCTGAAGGCCGCCCCCAACGCTGAGGCTGCCAAGGAGTTTTTGGCTTACTTGCAGACCGACAAGGCTATGACCGTGTTCGAGGGCGTGGGCTTCAGCGTCGTATAA
- a CDS encoding MOSC domain-containing protein, translating to MGKLLAICTSPKRGTVKTEVPRAVLTPEWGIVEDAHGGNWHRQVSMLSAEKIEAFRKKLWVDYGAFGENLVIEGFDFRNLPVTSRFAIGDVVLEMTQIGKECHNDCVIKQQTGECIMPHEGVFARVLTGGEIHVGDEVTLLPALENPPLRAAVITLSDKGSRGEREDKSGPLIVEMLTAAGYVVEETMILPDEAKALKAQLIRMADGRQVNLVLTTGGTGFSPRDITPEATCAVADRNAPGIAEAMRYHSLSITPRGMLSRGVSVLRGKTLIVNLPGSPKAVQENLEYILPSLEHGVRIAAGLDGECARK from the coding sequence ATGGGTAAGCTTCTGGCAATCTGCACCAGCCCCAAGCGGGGCACCGTAAAAACCGAGGTGCCCCGCGCCGTCCTGACCCCGGAATGGGGCATCGTGGAGGACGCCCACGGCGGCAACTGGCACCGTCAGGTCAGTATGCTCAGCGCCGAAAAGATCGAGGCGTTCCGCAAGAAGCTCTGGGTGGATTACGGCGCTTTTGGCGAAAATCTGGTCATCGAGGGCTTCGATTTCCGCAATCTGCCGGTGACCAGCCGGTTTGCCATCGGGGATGTGGTGCTGGAAATGACCCAAATCGGCAAAGAGTGCCACAACGACTGCGTCATCAAGCAGCAGACCGGCGAGTGCATCATGCCCCACGAGGGCGTGTTTGCTCGGGTACTGACCGGCGGCGAGATCCATGTGGGGGACGAGGTGACCCTGCTGCCCGCACTGGAAAATCCGCCCCTGCGCGCTGCCGTCATCACCCTTTCCGATAAGGGCAGCCGTGGTGAGCGGGAGGATAAAAGCGGGCCGCTGATTGTAGAGATGCTCACCGCCGCAGGCTATGTGGTGGAAGAGACCATGATCCTGCCGGACGAGGCAAAGGCGCTGAAAGCGCAGCTCATCCGCATGGCAGACGGCCGTCAGGTGAACCTTGTGCTCACCACCGGCGGCACCGGCTTCTCCCCCCGGGATATCACCCCGGAAGCCACCTGCGCCGTGGCCGACCGCAACGCCCCCGGCATTGCCGAGGCCATGCGCTACCACAGCCTGAGCATTACCCCGCGCGGAATGCTGAGCCGTGGCGTCAGCGTGCTGCGCGGCAAGACCCTGATCGTCAACCTGCCGGGCAGCCCCAAGGCGGTGCAGGAGAACTTGGAGTACATTCTGCCCAGCTTGGAGCACGGGGTACGCATCGCCGCGGGTCTGGACGGCGAGTGCGCCCGTAAGTAA
- the moaA gene encoding GTP 3',8-cyclase MoaA → MFDRYQREIHYLRLSVTDLCNLRCRYCMPDGVEKLEREAVLTYEEFLRLAALFAQCGIDTVRVTGGEPLVRKNVAQLVAGLKATPGIRRVTLTTNAVLLAEQLPALLDAGLDSVNISLDTLRQEVFRQITARDEFAAVQAGLQAALDSGLPVKLNCVPQAGVNEAELEALAALAKDNALQVRFIEMMPIGYGAAMPCISGPELRARFARRWPELAPLSPAQEHALGDGPAVYYTVPGWQGSIGFIAAVHGKFCASCNRVRLTSQGFLRPCLASETGCDLRALLRGGADDAQLLAAIRETIWAKPREHHFNDSSMPATRGMYRIGG, encoded by the coding sequence ATGTTTGATCGTTACCAGCGCGAGATCCATTATCTGCGCCTGTCGGTGACCGACCTGTGCAACCTGCGTTGCCGCTACTGTATGCCGGACGGTGTGGAAAAGCTGGAGCGGGAAGCCGTGCTGACCTACGAGGAATTTCTGCGCTTGGCTGCGTTGTTTGCCCAGTGCGGCATCGACACCGTGCGAGTAACCGGCGGCGAGCCGCTGGTGCGCAAGAATGTGGCGCAGCTGGTGGCCGGGCTGAAAGCCACCCCGGGCATCCGCCGGGTCACCCTGACCACCAACGCCGTTTTGCTGGCAGAGCAGCTGCCCGCGCTGCTGGATGCCGGGCTGGACAGTGTGAACATCAGTCTGGACACCCTGCGCCAGGAGGTGTTCCGGCAGATCACTGCCCGGGACGAGTTTGCCGCCGTGCAGGCGGGCTTGCAGGCGGCGCTGGATAGCGGCCTGCCCGTCAAGCTGAACTGCGTGCCGCAGGCGGGCGTGAACGAAGCCGAGCTGGAAGCCCTTGCCGCACTGGCAAAGGACAACGCCCTGCAGGTGCGGTTTATTGAGATGATGCCCATCGGCTACGGCGCTGCCATGCCCTGCATCTCCGGCCCGGAGCTGCGGGCGCGGTTTGCCCGGCGCTGGCCGGAGCTTGCGCCCCTTTCCCCTGCGCAGGAGCACGCCTTGGGCGACGGCCCGGCGGTGTACTACACCGTGCCGGGCTGGCAGGGCAGCATCGGCTTTATTGCAGCGGTGCACGGCAAATTCTGCGCTTCCTGCAACCGGGTGCGGCTGACCAGTCAGGGCTTTTTGCGGCCCTGCCTTGCCAGCGAGACCGGCTGCGACCTGCGCGCACTGCTGCGCGGCGGCGCGGACGATGCGCAGCTGCTGGCCGCTATCCGGGAGACCATCTGGGCAAAGCCCCGGGAACACCATTTTAACGACAGTTCCATGCCCGCTACCCGCGGGATGTATCGAATTGGAGGATAA
- the moaC gene encoding cyclic pyranopterin monophosphate synthase MoaC has translation MSENNLTHFDAAGNAVMVDVSAKPVTTREATAHGIITMNAEAFAAVQSGTVKKGDVLGVARIAGIMATKRTSELIPLCHPLPLTKVGIEFRLLPERQAVEALCTVKTSGVTGVEMEALTGVSTALLTIYDMCKAVDKGMELGEIHLVEKTGGKSGHYIRAEGGYV, from the coding sequence ATGAGTGAAAATAATCTGACACATTTTGATGCCGCCGGGAACGCCGTGATGGTGGATGTGAGCGCAAAGCCCGTCACCACCCGGGAAGCCACTGCACACGGCATTATTACCATGAACGCCGAAGCCTTTGCCGCCGTGCAGAGCGGCACGGTGAAAAAGGGCGATGTGCTGGGCGTGGCGCGCATTGCGGGCATTATGGCCACCAAGCGCACCAGTGAGCTGATCCCCTTGTGCCATCCGCTGCCCCTGACCAAGGTAGGCATCGAGTTCCGTCTGCTGCCCGAACGGCAGGCGGTAGAAGCCCTGTGCACCGTCAAGACCAGCGGCGTGACCGGCGTGGAGATGGAGGCGCTGACCGGCGTTTCCACCGCGCTGCTGACCATCTATGATATGTGCAAGGCCGTGGATAAGGGCATGGAGCTGGGCGAGATCCATCTGGTGGAAAAGACCGGCGGCAAGAGCGGCCACTATATCCGGGCGGAGGGCGGCTATGTTTGA
- a CDS encoding molybdopterin-binding protein, with protein sequence MKLIRTVDAAGQVLCHDITQIIPGEYKDARFRKGHVIQPEDIPVLLSIGKENLYVWEKHPGILHEDEAAALLYKAAAGKNIHGTAPKEGKIELIADCDGLLKINRKALMAVNSTPQMMIATIHGDLPVKKGQKLAGTRIIPLVIEQEKMDAMQAAAGAEPILNVLPMQAKKVGIITTGSEVFKGRIEDKFTPILQSKLAVYGCEMVFHKVCDDDPAGITAAILEAKAAGCELIFTTGGMSVDPDDRTPLAIKNTGADIITYGVPVLPGAMFLVSYLDGVPVCGLPGCVMYAKRTIFDLLLPRLLADDPITAEDIARLGEGGLCLNCEVCHWPNCGFGHC encoded by the coding sequence ATGAAACTGATCCGTACTGTTGACGCCGCAGGGCAGGTGCTCTGCCACGATATCACCCAGATCATCCCGGGCGAATACAAGGATGCCCGCTTCCGCAAGGGGCACGTCATCCAGCCCGAGGACATCCCCGTGCTGCTTTCCATCGGTAAGGAGAACCTCTACGTCTGGGAAAAGCACCCCGGCATCCTCCACGAGGACGAAGCAGCCGCCCTGCTGTACAAGGCCGCTGCGGGCAAAAATATCCACGGCACTGCGCCGAAAGAAGGCAAAATCGAGCTGATCGCGGACTGCGACGGCCTGTTGAAGATCAACCGCAAGGCGTTGATGGCTGTGAACAGCACCCCGCAGATGATGATCGCCACCATCCACGGTGACCTGCCGGTGAAAAAGGGCCAGAAGCTGGCCGGTACCCGCATCATCCCGCTGGTCATCGAGCAGGAGAAGATGGACGCCATGCAGGCCGCTGCCGGGGCAGAGCCTATCCTGAACGTGCTGCCCATGCAGGCCAAAAAGGTGGGCATCATCACCACCGGCAGCGAGGTGTTCAAGGGACGCATCGAGGATAAATTTACCCCCATCCTGCAAAGCAAGCTGGCGGTCTACGGCTGCGAGATGGTTTTCCATAAGGTCTGCGACGACGACCCCGCCGGGATCACCGCTGCCATTCTGGAGGCCAAGGCCGCAGGGTGCGAACTGATCTTTACCACCGGCGGCATGAGCGTGGACCCCGACGACCGCACCCCGCTGGCCATCAAGAACACCGGGGCGGACATCATTACCTACGGTGTACCGGTGCTGCCGGGTGCGATGTTCCTTGTCAGCTATCTGGACGGTGTGCCGGTATGTGGTCTGCCCGGCTGTGTGATGTACGCCAAGCGCACCATTTTTGACCTGCTGCTGCCCCGTCTGCTGGCCGATGACCCCATCACCGCCGAGGATATCGCCCGCTTGGGCGAGGGCGGCCTGTGCCTGAACTGCGAAGTGTGCCACTGGCCGAACTGCGGCTTTGGGCACTGCTGA
- the mobB gene encoding molybdopterin-guanine dinucleotide biosynthesis protein B, with protein sequence MYSEQKQALAETQALKRPAVLAVSGVHNSGKTTLLEKLLPVLRSRGLKVGVIKHDGHDFTPDVPGTDSYRLREAGAEGVAVYSGTRYLLTEEFRLTEQDLLALFERHGYDLVLLEGFKSSGWPKIEVVRSAISDAPVSFQPLAVVGDIPGADFDLNDIPALADWIEAQMPAL encoded by the coding sequence TTGTACAGTGAACAAAAACAGGCGCTTGCCGAGACACAGGCGCTCAAACGCCCGGCGGTGCTGGCCGTCAGCGGGGTGCACAACAGCGGTAAGACCACCCTGCTGGAAAAGCTGCTGCCCGTGCTGCGCAGCCGTGGGCTGAAGGTAGGCGTCATCAAGCACGACGGCCACGATTTTACCCCGGACGTGCCCGGCACCGACAGCTACCGTCTGCGGGAAGCCGGTGCCGAGGGCGTGGCGGTCTATTCCGGCACGCGCTACCTGCTGACCGAGGAATTCCGCCTGACCGAGCAGGACCTGCTTGCCCTGTTCGAGCGTCACGGCTACGACCTTGTGCTGCTGGAAGGGTTCAAATCCAGCGGCTGGCCGAAGATCGAGGTGGTGCGCAGCGCCATTTCGGATGCGCCCGTCTCCTTCCAGCCGCTGGCGGTGGTGGGGGATATTCCCGGCGCAGATTTTGACCTGAACGATATTCCGGCACTGGCAGACTGGATCGAAGCCCAGATGCCCGCGCTGTAA
- a CDS encoding molybdopterin molybdotransferase MoeA — MNQPFCSPVQALRSVLDAAALLPSPSPETIPLEAACGRIAAGDLCARMDQPPFDRSPLDGYALHSVDTAGASRETPVTLPVVMKLYAGDAPAAALPAGCAARIMTGAPLPEGADCVLMQELTDSGEETVQIYAAVKPLQNVVFRGEDVAAGAVIAPAGTVLTPAHLGVLAGQGYAEVTVCRPLTVGILSTGSELLEPGAPWAPGKIYDANGIQNAARLRQLGFSVERQQCSDDPEVITGKMQELLTRCDAVITSGGVSVGQKDYLPLVLEQLGAQLVVEGVAQKPGSPMLAATLGGKLVFCLSGNPFAAAATLEQYAIPALLRVAGRREESCIPARTVCTLTNGFSKPSKGYRYLRATACGGKVTLPGAGNTEAHSSGALSAMMGCNCLVEIPVGSGPVEPGMEVEVLCFVQ, encoded by the coding sequence ATGAATCAGCCTTTCTGCTCCCCCGTTCAGGCGCTGCGCAGCGTGCTGGACGCGGCAGCGCTTCTGCCTTCTCCGTCCCCGGAGACCATCCCGCTGGAAGCCGCCTGCGGGCGCATTGCCGCCGGTGACCTCTGCGCCCGGATGGACCAGCCCCCCTTTGACCGCAGCCCGCTGGACGGCTACGCCCTGCACAGCGTGGATACCGCCGGAGCAAGCCGGGAGACCCCGGTCACCCTGCCGGTGGTGATGAAGCTTTACGCGGGCGATGCTCCGGCTGCGGCGCTGCCCGCAGGCTGCGCTGCCCGCATCATGACCGGTGCCCCCCTGCCGGAGGGCGCGGACTGCGTTTTGATGCAGGAACTGACCGACAGCGGCGAAGAGACCGTACAGATCTATGCTGCCGTAAAACCGCTGCAAAACGTAGTGTTCCGGGGGGAAGATGTAGCCGCCGGTGCGGTCATTGCGCCCGCCGGGACGGTGCTCACCCCCGCCCATCTGGGCGTGCTGGCCGGGCAGGGCTACGCTGAAGTAACGGTCTGCCGCCCGCTGACCGTGGGCATCCTTTCCACCGGCAGCGAGCTGCTGGAACCCGGCGCACCGTGGGCACCCGGTAAAATTTACGATGCCAACGGCATCCAGAACGCCGCCCGGCTGCGTCAGCTGGGCTTTTCCGTGGAGCGGCAGCAGTGCTCCGATGACCCGGAGGTCATCACCGGTAAAATGCAGGAACTGCTGACCCGCTGCGATGCCGTCATCACCAGCGGCGGCGTTTCCGTTGGGCAGAAGGACTATCTGCCCCTTGTGCTGGAACAGCTGGGTGCACAGCTGGTGGTAGAGGGCGTAGCCCAGAAGCCCGGCAGCCCCATGCTGGCGGCAACACTGGGCGGCAAGCTGGTGTTCTGCCTGTCCGGCAACCCCTTTGCCGCCGCCGCTACGCTGGAGCAGTACGCTATCCCTGCGCTGCTGCGCGTCGCCGGGCGGCGGGAGGAGAGCTGCATCCCTGCCCGCACCGTCTGCACCCTGACGAACGGCTTTTCCAAACCCAGCAAGGGCTACCGCTACCTGCGTGCCACCGCCTGCGGCGGCAAGGTGACGCTGCCCGGTGCGGGCAACACCGAGGCACACTCTTCCGGTGCACTGTCCGCTATGATGGGCTGCAACTGTCTGGTAGAGATCCCCGTCGGCAGTGGGCCGGTGGAACCTGGCATGGAAGTGGAGGTGCTTTGCTTTGTACAGTGA
- a CDS encoding aldehyde ferredoxin oxidoreductase N-terminal domain-containing protein yields the protein MAESYGWAGKILRVNLTTGEITTQDDEKYHKYIGGMGMAYRIMYEEAPMELDPYDEKALVIFGVGPLTGAGVPCSGRMNVTFRSTWSKGHSIIDAHMGGHIGSMLKYAGYDGIVVSGISEKPVYLRIEDGAVSLEDATEIWGKGTFAANKWMVEQNGREFETASIGPAGENLVDYSTLNTSFGNSGGAGLGAAMGNKKLKGLAIRGTGSVKVADPKKVLELSNYMMGNLIGGNNNHNVPAQPQSWAEYSATSGKNRWSGAPGRMWKKAPGGPVDTGEQPYNDINKVALRCFKGYFDFGAPAAEYTVKNGGCSSCPIRCYTEYDVDPLADYDLPTHNSNTCMPVLYGTRVYPDGVHDFKYEGDGTMVINLAWAHAVDDMGLWDNYGNLNRDLLWILRMPREEATKYISEAEYDSLPWEWEKAGDPRWEVELIRRMAYGEGDLSVIAKGTLAMMEKFGLPKSWLDRNDGATNSNLIYNGFPNHHGPAEAWQVGMLYNLVYNRDCMIHEIVCETGSGAPYEVTKKVMEDFFGEGCYDKAKAYTPINENKAKLAAYCVNDKNFHDSATLCNWMWPMTQSPSKERDYHGDLDLQADFMTAVTGETYTQAGLQEDGARITQMLRAMTAISFQQNCGSANLRQEHDAICDWVFDKDPDFKAFEEGTTKLDRADMEKAKDLFYDVFGWDRTTGVPTRETLEKYDLADMADDLEKRGIYAQNTAAAE from the coding sequence ATGGCTGAAAGTTATGGCTGGGCAGGCAAGATCCTGCGCGTCAACCTGACCACCGGCGAGATCACCACGCAGGATGACGAAAAGTACCATAAGTATATCGGCGGTATGGGCATGGCCTACCGCATTATGTATGAGGAAGCTCCCATGGAGCTGGACCCCTATGACGAGAAGGCTCTGGTCATCTTCGGTGTCGGCCCCCTGACCGGCGCAGGCGTGCCCTGCTCCGGCCGTATGAACGTGACCTTCCGCTCCACCTGGTCCAAGGGTCACTCCATTATCGACGCACACATGGGCGGCCACATCGGCTCCATGCTGAAGTATGCCGGTTACGATGGCATCGTGGTCAGCGGCATCTCTGAGAAGCCCGTCTACCTGCGCATCGAGGACGGCGCGGTCTCTCTGGAGGACGCAACCGAGATCTGGGGCAAGGGCACCTTTGCTGCCAATAAGTGGATGGTAGAGCAGAACGGCCGCGAGTTCGAGACTGCTTCCATCGGCCCTGCCGGTGAAAATCTGGTGGACTACTCCACCCTGAACACCAGCTTCGGCAACTCCGGCGGTGCCGGTCTGGGCGCTGCCATGGGCAACAAGAAGCTGAAAGGTCTGGCCATCCGCGGCACCGGCAGCGTCAAGGTGGCTGACCCCAAGAAGGTGCTGGAGCTCTCCAACTACATGATGGGAAACCTGATCGGCGGCAACAACAACCACAACGTGCCCGCACAGCCCCAGAGCTGGGCAGAGTACAGCGCCACCTCCGGCAAGAACCGCTGGTCCGGCGCGCCCGGCCGTATGTGGAAGAAGGCTCCCGGCGGCCCCGTGGATACCGGCGAGCAGCCCTACAACGATATCAACAAGGTGGCACTGCGCTGCTTCAAGGGCTACTTCGACTTCGGCGCTCCCGCTGCCGAGTACACCGTGAAGAACGGCGGCTGCTCCTCCTGCCCCATCCGCTGCTACACCGAGTATGATGTGGATCCGCTGGCAGATTACGATCTGCCCACCCACAACTCCAACACCTGTATGCCCGTGCTGTACGGCACCCGCGTCTACCCGGACGGCGTGCACGACTTCAAGTACGAAGGCGACGGCACCATGGTCATCAATCTGGCATGGGCTCATGCTGTGGACGATATGGGTCTGTGGGACAACTACGGCAACCTGAACCGCGACCTGCTGTGGATCCTGCGCATGCCGCGCGAGGAGGCCACCAAGTACATCAGCGAGGCCGAGTACGACTCTCTGCCCTGGGAGTGGGAGAAGGCCGGCGATCCCCGCTGGGAGGTCGAACTGATCCGCCGCATGGCTTACGGCGAGGGCGACCTGTCCGTCATCGCCAAGGGCACGCTGGCCATGATGGAAAAGTTCGGCCTGCCCAAGAGCTGGCTGGACCGCAACGACGGCGCTACCAACTCCAACCTGATCTACAACGGCTTCCCCAACCACCACGGCCCTGCTGAGGCATGGCAGGTTGGTATGCTGTACAACCTCGTCTACAACCGTGACTGCATGATCCACGAGATCGTCTGCGAGACCGGTTCCGGCGCTCCGTATGAAGTGACCAAGAAGGTCATGGAGGACTTCTTCGGCGAGGGCTGCTACGATAAGGCCAAGGCCTACACTCCCATCAACGAGAACAAGGCAAAGCTGGCTGCATACTGCGTCAACGATAAGAACTTCCACGACTCCGCTACCCTGTGCAACTGGATGTGGCCCATGACCCAGTCTCCCTCCAAGGAGCGCGACTACCACGGCGATCTGGATCTGCAGGCAGACTTTATGACTGCTGTTACCGGCGAGACCTATACTCAGGCCGGTCTGCAGGAGGACGGTGCCCGCATCACCCAGATGCTGCGCGCGATGACCGCCATCAGCTTCCAGCAGAACTGCGGCAGCGCAAACCTGCGTCAGGAGCACGATGCCATCTGCGATTGGGTGTTTGATAAGGACCCCGACTTCAAGGCATTCGAGGAAGGCACCACCAAGCTGGACCGCGCCGACATGGAGAAGGCAAAGGATCTGTTCTACGACGTCTTTGGCTGGGACCGCACCACCGGTGTGCCCACCCGCGAGACGCTGGAGAAGTATGATCTGGCTGACATGGCCGATGATCTGGAAAAGCGCGGCATCTACGCCCAGAACACCGCAGCAGCTGAATAA
- a CDS encoding ferredoxin-like protein, with protein sequence MAKTDFLTADMTRRQFMKISGKSLAGLTLSASMLSLFGCSQQQVDSGAVATWALPQGLLVVNADLCTGCQRCEINCTLTNDGVCSSYISRVKIQRRLNLDGAGNGLLSGTDNCFVYFPDTCRQCEDPACGNACPQKAITTDDRGIRVVDTDKCIGCGACHDACPWHMPTVNPETGKSSKCIACGACVAGCPSGALSIVDWDAVTSAAQAAYLDL encoded by the coding sequence ATGGCAAAAACTGATTTCCTGACGGCTGACATGACCCGCCGTCAATTCATGAAGATCTCGGGCAAGAGCCTTGCAGGGCTCACCCTGTCCGCTTCCATGCTGTCCCTGTTCGGCTGCTCTCAGCAGCAGGTGGATTCCGGCGCAGTGGCCACTTGGGCACTGCCGCAGGGCCTGCTGGTGGTCAACGCAGACCTGTGCACCGGCTGCCAGCGCTGCGAGATCAACTGCACCCTGACCAACGACGGCGTGTGCTCCTCTTACATCAGCCGCGTCAAGATCCAGCGCCGTCTGAATCTGGACGGCGCAGGCAACGGCCTGCTGTCCGGCACCGATAACTGCTTTGTCTACTTCCCGGACACCTGCCGCCAGTGCGAGGACCCCGCCTGCGGCAACGCCTGCCCGCAGAAGGCCATCACCACCGACGACCGCGGCATCCGCGTAGTGGATACCGACAAGTGCATCGGCTGCGGTGCCTGCCATGATGCCTGCCCGTGGCACATGCCCACTGTCAACCCTGAGACCGGCAAGTCCTCCAAGTGCATCGCCTGCGGTGCCTGCGTGGCAGGCTGCCCGTCCGGCGCTCTGTCCATCGTGGATTGGGATGCCGTTACCAGCGCAGCACAGGCTGCATACTTGGATCTGTAA
- a CDS encoding FMN-binding protein — MKQATNPFAPVPLWRKRLPGYAAMGVATIALAVGLTTLQSARTTVAGTLLPVSEADAATYGISAVYQLDDGSYRVEGSQKGFQSDVQAAVTIDAEGNVSAVEILSQDETESLGGQCINPEFTSQYQGAAPFTLAGKSYTVTDPVTGAAYAAAGAAEEQPAAAGDFDPAQWRTFDTSPEAEATRKMYAAGLTLSALKGEALGDELAPPLDSSAEAVARRKLYAAMLSKSALDGEPMAIPFADLSAEEQSKARLEQASLTTAGNASGAVSADLTEVDALSGATITSSAVTTIVNNSYFYVTEVLSAE, encoded by the coding sequence ATGAAGCAGGCAACCAACCCGTTTGCGCCCGTACCGCTGTGGCGCAAGCGGCTGCCGGGCTATGCAGCCATGGGCGTTGCGACCATCGCCTTGGCGGTCGGGCTGACCACCTTGCAAAGCGCACGCACCACGGTTGCCGGTACCCTGCTGCCGGTGTCGGAGGCGGATGCAGCCACCTACGGCATCAGCGCAGTGTACCAGCTCGACGATGGCAGCTACCGCGTGGAGGGCTCTCAGAAGGGCTTCCAGAGCGATGTACAGGCTGCCGTGACCATTGACGCCGAGGGAAATGTTTCCGCAGTAGAGATCCTCTCGCAGGACGAAACCGAAAGCCTTGGCGGCCAGTGCATCAACCCGGAGTTCACGTCCCAGTATCAGGGCGCAGCTCCCTTCACGCTGGCGGGCAAAAGCTACACCGTAACGGACCCCGTTACCGGTGCCGCCTATGCTGCTGCCGGTGCAGCGGAGGAGCAGCCCGCTGCTGCCGGGGATTTTGACCCCGCACAGTGGCGCACCTTCGATACCTCTCCCGAGGCCGAGGCTACCCGCAAGATGTATGCTGCGGGGCTTACCCTCTCGGCTTTGAAGGGCGAGGCACTGGGCGATGAGCTGGCTCCGCCGCTGGATTCCAGCGCAGAGGCCGTGGCACGGCGCAAGCTGTACGCAGCCATGCTCAGCAAGAGCGCACTGGACGGCGAGCCGATGGCGATCCCCTTTGCGGATCTCTCGGCAGAAGAGCAGTCCAAGGCGCGTCTGGAGCAGGCCAGCCTGACCACCGCCGGCAATGCGTCCGGTGCTGTCAGCGCAGACCTGACCGAGGTGGACGCCCTTTCCGGCGCGACCATCACCTCTTCGGCTGTGACGACCATCGTCAACAACTCGTATTTCTATGTGACCGAGGTGCTCAGCGCAGAGTGA